In Mariluticola halotolerans, one DNA window encodes the following:
- a CDS encoding 3-deoxy-7-phosphoheptulonate synthase, which yields MLKITDNLRIRELRELISPETVTNEFPATERATGTVIASRSAVHNILKGTDDRLTVVVGPCSIHDPEAALEYAERLAAMRTKFSDTLEIIMRVYFEKPRTVVGWKGLINDPNLDGSFEINNGLRIARNLLVEINSLGLPAAVEFLDMTTPQYIADLVSWAAIGARTTESQIHRELASGLSCPVGFKNGTGGDIKIAADAVSSAAHPHHFLAVTKSGHSAIATTTGNEDCHIILRGGKTTNYDAESLDAASRVVEKSGLRPAIMIDASHANSSKKPENQPDVIDNIAIQIETGETRIMGVMVESNLVAGRQDLIAGQALTYGQSITDGCIDWDSTVSVLERLDSAINTRRQTGKTDHAAAKQMESVNRA from the coding sequence ATGTTGAAAATCACTGATAATCTGCGTATTCGCGAATTGCGCGAATTGATCTCCCCCGAAACCGTGACCAATGAATTCCCCGCCACGGAACGGGCCACCGGCACCGTCATCGCGTCCCGCTCAGCTGTCCACAATATCCTTAAAGGCACCGATGATCGTCTGACCGTCGTCGTCGGCCCCTGCTCGATCCATGATCCGGAAGCGGCGCTCGAATACGCAGAACGGCTGGCGGCCATGCGCACAAAATTCAGCGACACTCTGGAAATCATCATGCGGGTTTACTTTGAAAAGCCGCGCACAGTTGTCGGCTGGAAAGGATTGATCAACGATCCCAATCTTGATGGCAGCTTTGAAATCAACAATGGCCTGCGCATCGCCCGCAACCTGCTGGTCGAAATCAACTCGCTGGGTCTGCCCGCCGCCGTTGAATTCCTCGACATGACCACACCGCAATACATTGCCGATCTGGTCTCATGGGCCGCCATCGGCGCCCGTACCACCGAAAGCCAGATCCACCGTGAACTGGCCTCCGGCCTCTCCTGCCCCGTCGGCTTTAAAAACGGCACAGGCGGCGACATCAAGATCGCAGCCGATGCGGTTAGCTCTGCGGCACACCCCCACCATTTCCTGGCTGTCACCAAAAGCGGCCACTCCGCCATTGCCACCACCACCGGTAATGAGGATTGCCACATCATCCTGCGCGGCGGCAAAACCACCAATTACGATGCCGAAAGCCTCGATGCGGCCTCTAGGGTCGTGGAAAAATCCGGACTCCGCCCCGCCATCATGATCGATGCAAGCCACGCCAATTCCAGCAAGAAGCCGGAAAACCAGCCCGACGTCATCGACAATATCGCAATCCAGATTGAAACCGGCGAAACCCGGATCATGGGCGTCATGGTGGAAAGCAATCTCGTTGCAGGTCGGCAGGATCTGATCGCCGGCCAAGCCCTCACCTATGGCCAGTCCATCACCGACGGCTGCATTGACTGGGACAGCACAGTCTCGGTGCTCGAACGTCTGGATAGCGCCATAAACACGCGCCGTCAGACTGGAAAAACCGACCACGCTGCGGCAAAGCAGATGGAGAGCGTCAATCGGGCTTGA
- a CDS encoding thermonuclease family protein, with product MQPLSLIVAVAAIAYAGSYIVAPEDFLATAPRTQTIGAPISAHFELCGAGTRVTCVVDGDTVWIKGDKIRIADIDTPEVFSPKCAAERQRGEEATRRLQQLLNAGPIELARYDNRDTDVYDRTLRVIQRDGQSLGAVLVSEGLARNWDGARHGWC from the coding sequence GTGCAGCCGCTGAGCCTGATTGTAGCGGTGGCGGCCATTGCCTATGCCGGTTCGTATATTGTTGCGCCCGAGGACTTTTTGGCAACGGCTCCGCGAACGCAGACGATTGGTGCGCCAATCAGCGCTCATTTTGAGCTTTGTGGTGCCGGAACCCGCGTTACCTGTGTGGTGGACGGGGATACGGTTTGGATCAAGGGTGATAAGATCCGGATTGCGGATATTGACACGCCCGAAGTGTTCAGCCCGAAATGTGCGGCGGAAAGGCAGCGCGGGGAAGAAGCCACGCGGCGCTTGCAGCAATTGCTGAATGCCGGACCAATCGAACTGGCGCGCTATGATAACCGAGATACCGATGTTTATGACCGCACATTGCGCGTGATCCAGCGTGACGGGCAATCGCTGGGTGCGGTGCTGGTATCTGAAGGATTGGCCCGGAATTGGGACGGGGCGCGGCACGGGTGGTGCTAG
- a CDS encoding DnaJ domain-containing protein — protein MPYLPLAVLALMAGLYAYHLYRQGNIGILLNSLRWIIGGGALLFAAILGLGGRVSIASMLGLVGASVLIRGRLGPIDFNTIKAPAPTTSRVRSRFFDMVLDHDSGAVHGKIIAGSYARTDLMDLGENDTRVLLQEVSHDPDSLSLLEAWLDANRSGWREYFAEQDGEPGEHASAASGPMDSQQAYEILGLSPGAAPEEIKSAHHRLLKAVHPDQGGSTYLAARINAAKDYLLKQQH, from the coding sequence ATGCCCTATTTACCTCTCGCTGTGCTTGCCCTGATGGCAGGCCTTTATGCCTACCATCTCTACAGGCAGGGCAATATCGGCATCCTGCTCAACAGCCTGCGTTGGATCATCGGCGGCGGCGCGCTGCTTTTTGCCGCCATTCTCGGGCTTGGGGGCCGGGTCAGTATCGCCAGCATGCTGGGGCTGGTCGGTGCCTCTGTTCTCATCCGCGGGCGTCTCGGCCCCATCGATTTTAATACAATCAAGGCACCGGCGCCCACCACATCCCGTGTGCGGAGCCGCTTTTTCGATATGGTGCTGGATCATGACAGTGGCGCGGTGCACGGCAAGATCATCGCCGGCAGCTATGCCCGCACAGACCTGATGGATTTAGGCGAAAACGATACCCGTGTCCTGTTGCAGGAAGTCAGTCATGACCCGGACAGCCTCAGCCTGCTCGAAGCATGGCTTGATGCCAACCGGAGCGGCTGGCGCGAATATTTCGCCGAGCAGGATGGCGAACCCGGCGAGCACGCTTCAGCCGCATCCGGCCCTATGGATAGTCAGCAGGCCTATGAAATCCTCGGACTGTCGCCCGGTGCTGCACCGGAAGAGATTAAATCGGCCCATCACCGATTGCTCAAGGCCGTGCATCCCGATCAGGGCGGTTCAACCTATCTCGCCGCCCGCATCAACGCCGCCAAGGATTACCTGCTCAAGCAGCAGCACTAG
- a CDS encoding VWA domain-containing protein — protein sequence MRKPDRPSSPLTKTPAPSTRGEIADFVKAVGNLAKPSGAGGRGRLLFALDATMSRQPTWDTACNVQAHMFETVADTGGLDVQLLYFRGFGECRASKWVSDAKSLAGLMAGITCQGGHTQIGKVFNHARTEFTKRKINALVYVGDAVEEDIDNLAAKAGQLGLLGCPVFIFQEGEDRRVETAFREFARLTKGAYARFDSSAPAELAALLRAVAAYASGGRAALSLQKSAPAKNLLEQLP from the coding sequence GTGCGAAAGCCGGACCGTCCCTCATCACCGCTGACGAAAACGCCCGCCCCCTCGACGCGGGGCGAGATTGCTGATTTCGTCAAGGCGGTCGGCAATCTGGCCAAGCCCTCAGGTGCCGGTGGCCGGGGCCGTTTGCTGTTTGCGCTCGACGCCACGATGAGCCGCCAGCCCACATGGGACACCGCCTGCAACGTGCAGGCGCATATGTTTGAAACCGTCGCCGATACCGGTGGTCTCGACGTGCAATTGCTCTATTTTCGCGGCTTTGGTGAATGCCGCGCCTCCAAATGGGTCAGCGATGCAAAATCGCTTGCCGGATTGATGGCCGGCATCACCTGCCAGGGCGGCCACACCCAGATCGGCAAGGTTTTCAATCATGCCCGCACCGAGTTCACCAAGCGCAAGATCAACGCGCTGGTCTATGTTGGGGACGCGGTGGAAGAGGACATCGACAATCTGGCCGCCAAGGCGGGGCAACTCGGTTTGCTGGGCTGCCCTGTTTTCATCTTTCAGGAAGGTGAAGATCGTCGGGTCGAAACCGCTTTCAGGGAATTCGCCCGCCTGACCAAAGGCGCCTATGCGCGGTTTGATTCAAGCGCACCTGCCGAGCTTGCGGCGCTGCTGCGTGCCGTTGCCGCTTATGCCAGCGGGGGGCGCGCCGCACTCAGCCTGCAAAAATCCGCACCCGCCAAAAACCTCCTCGAGCAATTGCCCTAG
- a CDS encoding YdeI/OmpD-associated family protein — MNPALDENFHTARLWHDEAIALREILSDCDLAEELKWGKPCYTHHGANVAIIQRMKDFLALMFFKGAALEDLDGILVEQGPNSRFAKRLEFTSVKAVQDKRRFIEAYIEEAIQLEKTGTKVDVSSELHLIDELQEKLAEDSEFSAAFDALTPGRQRGYNLHFGGAKQPATRVARINKYRQKIMDGKGFNDR, encoded by the coding sequence ATGAATCCGGCGCTTGATGAAAACTTCCACACAGCCAGGCTGTGGCATGACGAGGCAATTGCACTTCGCGAAATTCTCAGCGATTGCGACCTAGCCGAGGAATTGAAATGGGGCAAACCCTGCTACACGCATCATGGTGCCAACGTCGCCATCATCCAGCGCATGAAGGATTTTCTGGCGCTGATGTTTTTCAAGGGCGCAGCGCTTGAAGACCTCGACGGCATACTGGTCGAACAAGGGCCCAACTCGCGCTTCGCCAAGCGGCTGGAATTCACCAGCGTCAAAGCCGTCCAGGACAAGAGGCGGTTTATCGAGGCCTATATCGAAGAGGCAATTCAGCTGGAAAAGACGGGTACCAAAGTCGATGTATCAAGCGAACTGCACCTCATCGACGAACTGCAGGAAAAGCTGGCAGAAGACTCCGAATTCAGTGCCGCATTCGATGCACTGACACCGGGTCGCCAGCGGGGCTACAATCTTCATTTCGGCGGCGCAAAGCAGCCAGCTACCCGTGTCGCGCGGATAAACAAGTACCGGCAAAAAATCATGGATGGCAAAGGCTTCAACGATCGCTGA
- a CDS encoding DUF1801 domain-containing protein encodes MAEKRGNPEPVLLSGGNPQIAKGDGDIPVKAYVDAMPGWKGEVGRRLDTLIVEAVPDVQKAIRWNTPFYGNKGDGWFVAYHCLTKYIKVSFFKGTDLHPEPPVVSKGPTRSLHIEEGKPWDEEQFTKWVLQASRLPGEKVF; translated from the coding sequence ATGGCTGAAAAAAGAGGCAATCCGGAACCAGTTTTGCTTTCGGGTGGTAACCCACAAATTGCAAAAGGCGATGGCGACATTCCAGTCAAAGCCTATGTCGATGCCATGCCGGGATGGAAAGGCGAAGTCGGCCGCCGTCTCGACACCCTGATCGTTGAAGCGGTACCGGATGTGCAAAAGGCGATACGCTGGAACACCCCGTTTTACGGCAATAAAGGCGACGGCTGGTTCGTCGCCTATCACTGCCTCACAAAATACATCAAAGTAAGCTTCTTCAAGGGCACCGATTTACATCCTGAGCCACCCGTGGTTTCAAAGGGCCCCACCCGCTCCTTGCATATCGAGGAAGGAAAGCCGTGGGACGAAGAACAATTCACCAAATGGGTTCTCCAGGCCAGCAGACTGCCCGGCGAAAAGGTTTTTTGA
- the uvrC gene encoding excinuclease ABC subunit UvrC codes for MMNGLDQTGPDIIKAFVKTLPSAPGVYRMLDEKGEVIYVGKARSLKSRVTNYTRYEGNPIRTQRMISATRTMEFVRTQTESEALLLEANLIKRLKPRFNVLLRDDKSFPYILIATEHDAPELTKHRGTRRRKGHYFGPFASVSAVNRTIAALQKAFLLRNCSDSFYAGRTRPCLQHQIKRCAAPCTGEISIPEYQALAEDARAFLSGRSKSVQTQLQQDMNEAAEALDFERAALLRDRLSALALVQSQGDMNARSVEEADIFAIHHEAGQFCVQVFFFRAFQNWGNHAFRPRADSALDDAEVLEAFVSQFYENRTPPKQILLSHDLSEHALMEEALSSRLGSKVNILTPKRGEKRDLVEYALNNAKEALGRQLAEGATQKNLLDSMAETFGLDAPPRRIEIYDNSHIQGTNAVGGMVVAGVEGLSKKHYRTFNIKSEDITPGDDFGMMREVLTRRFTRLANESPTDAEDNATGMPDWPDILLIDGGKGQLSAVRDVLADLNLPRDITLIGIAKGEERNAGRETFFMEGRTPFMLPARDPVLYYLQRLRDEAHRFAIGTHRARRKKDFVKNPLDEIEGIGPTRKRALLNHFGSAKAVSRASLSDLTAIDGISHAMAQLIYDHFNTSR; via the coding sequence ATGATGAACGGCCTCGATCAAACCGGCCCTGACATCATCAAGGCCTTCGTCAAAACCCTGCCCTCGGCCCCCGGCGTTTATCGCATGCTCGATGAAAAGGGCGAGGTCATCTACGTTGGTAAGGCGCGCAGCCTCAAATCGCGGGTGACCAATTACACCCGTTATGAGGGCAATCCCATCCGTACCCAGCGGATGATCTCGGCCACCCGCACCATGGAATTCGTGCGCACGCAAACCGAGAGCGAAGCCTTGCTGCTCGAGGCCAATCTGATCAAGCGGCTCAAACCCCGCTTCAACGTGCTACTGCGCGACGACAAGAGCTTCCCCTATATTCTCATCGCCACCGAACACGACGCGCCCGAATTGACCAAGCATCGCGGCACCCGCCGCCGCAAGGGCCATTATTTCGGCCCCTTCGCCTCGGTCAGCGCCGTTAACCGCACCATTGCCGCGCTGCAAAAAGCCTTCCTGTTGCGCAATTGCTCCGACAGTTTTTATGCCGGGCGCACCCGCCCCTGCCTGCAACATCAGATCAAGCGTTGCGCTGCGCCCTGTACCGGAGAAATTTCCATTCCGGAGTATCAGGCGCTGGCCGAAGATGCCCGCGCCTTCCTCTCGGGCAGGTCAAAATCAGTACAAACCCAACTGCAACAGGACATGAACGAGGCCGCCGAAGCCCTTGATTTCGAACGCGCTGCCCTGCTGCGCGACCGGCTTTCGGCCTTGGCCCTTGTCCAGAGCCAGGGTGATATGAACGCAAGATCTGTCGAAGAAGCCGACATCTTTGCCATCCACCATGAAGCCGGCCAGTTCTGCGTGCAGGTCTTCTTTTTCCGCGCTTTCCAGAACTGGGGCAATCACGCCTTCCGCCCCCGTGCCGATTCAGCGCTGGACGATGCCGAAGTGCTCGAAGCCTTCGTCTCGCAGTTTTACGAAAACCGCACCCCGCCCAAACAGATTCTTCTGTCCCATGATCTGAGCGAACACGCCCTGATGGAAGAAGCGCTCTCCTCCCGGCTCGGGTCCAAGGTCAATATCCTGACCCCGAAACGTGGTGAAAAGCGCGATCTGGTCGAATACGCCCTCAACAACGCAAAAGAAGCGCTGGGCCGCCAGCTGGCCGAAGGGGCAACACAAAAAAACCTGCTTGATAGCATGGCTGAGACCTTCGGCCTCGACGCCCCGCCCCGCCGCATCGAGATTTACGATAACTCCCACATCCAGGGCACCAATGCTGTCGGCGGCATGGTTGTCGCCGGTGTCGAGGGCCTTTCCAAAAAGCACTACCGCACCTTCAACATCAAATCTGAAGATATCACCCCAGGCGATGATTTCGGCATGATGCGCGAAGTGCTGACCCGCCGTTTTACCCGGCTGGCCAATGAAAGCCCCACCGATGCTGAGGATAATGCCACCGGCATGCCCGACTGGCCCGATATCCTTTTGATCGACGGCGGCAAGGGTCAGCTCAGCGCCGTCCGCGATGTCCTGGCCGACCTCAACCTGCCCCGCGATATCACCCTGATTGGCATCGCCAAGGGCGAAGAACGTAATGCGGGGCGCGAAACCTTTTTCATGGAAGGCCGCACACCCTTCATGCTGCCCGCCCGCGATCCGGTGCTCTATTATCTGCAGCGTCTGCGCGACGAAGCCCACCGTTTCGCCATCGGCACCCACCGGGCCCGGCGCAAAAAGGATTTTGTCAAGAATCCGCTCGATGAGATCGAGGGTATCGGCCCCACTCGCAAACGCGCCCTGCTCAACCATTTTGGCTCGGCCAAGGCTGTTTCCCGTGCGTCGCTCTCCGATCTGACTGCCATTGATGGGATTTCCCACGCCATGGCCCAGCTGATCTACGATCACTTCAACACCAGTCGATAG
- a CDS encoding SDR family oxidoreductase, translated as MNDSTTIKGTALVTGAANRLGASLARGLAANGYRVIIHYSSSRDDAETLAAEIGHDIAATAMADLTSDQARAALIDAAGKPFGPLTLLVNNASLFERDSADTLDEDVWDRHFALHAKTPAFLAQAFATQLPAGQTGNIINIIDERVLHPAPAAFSYHLSKSVLWMATRTLAQTYAPRIRVNAIGPGPILPEAGQSQSDFDRRSADNLLQHAASPADAVQAMLFLLNAPTITGQMLAIDGGEHLGWQERRGPTPRS; from the coding sequence ATGAACGACTCAACGACCATCAAAGGCACGGCGCTGGTCACAGGCGCGGCGAACCGGCTAGGCGCGAGCCTGGCTCGGGGCCTCGCCGCAAATGGTTATCGGGTCATCATCCATTACAGCAGTTCACGTGACGATGCGGAGACGCTGGCAGCGGAGATAGGTCACGACATCGCCGCTACGGCAATGGCAGACCTGACGAGTGACCAAGCCCGGGCGGCGTTGATTGACGCGGCAGGCAAACCGTTCGGTCCGCTCACTCTTCTCGTCAACAATGCGTCCCTGTTCGAGCGCGACAGTGCCGACACGCTTGATGAAGATGTCTGGGACCGGCATTTCGCGCTTCATGCCAAAACGCCCGCTTTTCTGGCACAAGCGTTTGCAACCCAATTACCCGCAGGTCAGACCGGCAACATCATCAATATCATCGACGAGCGTGTGCTGCACCCCGCACCCGCCGCATTCTCTTATCATTTGTCTAAATCCGTCTTGTGGATGGCCACGCGCACTCTCGCGCAGACTTACGCACCACGCATCCGCGTCAACGCCATCGGCCCCGGCCCTATCCTTCCCGAGGCGGGCCAGTCACAATCCGATTTCGATCGGCGCAGTGCCGACAACCTGCTCCAACACGCCGCCAGCCCGGCTGACGCGGTGCAAGCCATGCTGTTCCTGCTCAATGCGCCCACCATTACCGGCCAGATGTTGGCCATCGATGGCGGCGAACATCTCGGCTGGCAGGAGCGGCGCGGCCCCACCCCGAGGTCATGA
- a CDS encoding calcium/sodium antiporter: MAIVTLIAGLILLVLAGDALVRGAVSVAQRASVPPIIIGLTIVAFGTSAPELIVSVEAALKRAPGLAIGNVVGSNITNILLVLGLPAIITPIVLAEDGIRRSTVFMILISLGLAFMAMNGIISRLDGLFLIALLVVYLGYSGFEANKANRANVVSDELEELSADNITTKQIALLLGFGVVGLGFGGKMVTEGALDLAAMLGVADTAVGLTIVALGTSLPELATSLAAALRKQTGVVIGNVLGSNIFNALGIIGITSLLVPLDVSSSIINFDIWVMLAAALLMAPVAFMTRRVSRFGGVIMLLAYIIYTIVVFRNGMAI, from the coding sequence ATGGCTATTGTCACTCTCATCGCCGGTCTGATCCTCTTGGTTCTGGCTGGCGATGCGCTCGTCCGGGGTGCGGTTTCCGTCGCTCAGCGTGCCAGTGTGCCACCCATCATCATAGGTCTGACGATTGTCGCTTTCGGCACCTCGGCGCCGGAACTTATTGTATCAGTCGAGGCCGCTTTAAAGAGAGCTCCAGGCCTTGCCATCGGCAATGTCGTCGGGTCCAACATCACCAATATCCTTCTGGTGCTCGGACTGCCCGCTATCATCACGCCAATAGTGCTTGCGGAAGACGGCATCAGACGCTCCACCGTCTTCATGATTCTGATCAGTCTTGGCCTGGCCTTTATGGCGATGAACGGCATAATCTCGCGACTGGATGGTCTGTTTCTGATCGCCCTGTTGGTCGTCTATCTGGGCTATAGCGGCTTTGAAGCCAACAAAGCCAACCGCGCCAACGTCGTAAGCGACGAACTGGAAGAACTTTCTGCGGACAATATCACCACCAAACAAATTGCGCTTCTTCTTGGGTTTGGTGTCGTCGGCCTTGGCTTTGGTGGCAAAATGGTCACCGAAGGTGCGCTGGATTTGGCGGCGATGCTGGGCGTCGCCGACACCGCTGTGGGCCTGACAATCGTCGCTCTCGGCACATCGCTGCCCGAGCTTGCCACAAGCCTCGCGGCCGCATTGCGCAAACAAACCGGCGTCGTTATCGGTAACGTGCTCGGCTCGAACATTTTCAACGCGTTGGGCATTATCGGCATTACCAGCCTACTGGTGCCGCTTGATGTCAGTAGCTCTATTATAAATTTCGACATCTGGGTCATGCTCGCCGCCGCGCTGCTCATGGCACCGGTTGCCTTCATGACCCGCCGGGTCAGCCGTTTCGGCGGTGTGATCATGCTGCTGGCTTACATCATTTACACTATTGTGGTGTTCCGCAACGGAATGGCAATCTGA
- a CDS encoding DUF1176 domain-containing protein: protein MQRAQFRDWQANCDRYSNCAASIAVDMDMADHLVPDYRLTVSRSAYETYWNIAFAAFIPAPAPDADMVFAIGDTKITFDTDTDIAAFGALNEYYPLGEKAQSLFDKMVPGSTLTISYSDKAGTIRRATFSLSGLAAALLWIDEQQARLGSERVAFDPPSGKTRVTHRDPALLSEALLARHAASANCEPLDELVNADDLQSYRLDASNTLHMVPCWSGAYNFSYAIYIESPYGVEQAYFASYSDVTGWRGTAALVNAWFDPEDNTLGEFAKGRGLGDCGTSGLWQWQEWGFKLLEYRAQSECEGEPGPFPLVYQAPGYNPPDDN, encoded by the coding sequence GTGCAGCGCGCTCAATTCCGGGATTGGCAGGCTAATTGTGATCGCTACAGCAATTGCGCCGCCAGCATCGCGGTCGACATGGATATGGCAGACCATCTGGTCCCTGACTATCGACTGACGGTTTCCCGCTCTGCCTACGAAACCTACTGGAACATCGCCTTTGCCGCCTTCATTCCGGCCCCGGCCCCTGATGCCGATATGGTTTTTGCCATCGGTGATACAAAAATCACCTTCGATACCGACACCGATATTGCCGCCTTTGGCGCGCTCAATGAGTATTATCCGCTCGGGGAAAAAGCCCAGTCCCTCTTCGATAAAATGGTCCCCGGCAGCACACTCACCATCAGCTACAGCGACAAGGCAGGAACCATCCGTCGCGCCACATTCTCACTGTCCGGCCTCGCTGCAGCCCTTTTGTGGATCGACGAACAGCAAGCCCGCCTGGGTTCAGAACGTGTCGCCTTTGACCCGCCCTCCGGCAAAACCCGTGTTACCCACCGCGATCCAGCCTTGCTGTCTGAAGCACTATTGGCGCGTCACGCGGCCAGCGCAAATTGCGAGCCGCTCGATGAATTGGTCAATGCTGACGATCTTCAGTCCTACCGTCTCGATGCCAGCAACACGCTCCACATGGTCCCGTGCTGGTCCGGCGCCTACAATTTTAGTTATGCCATCTATATCGAGAGCCCCTATGGGGTCGAACAAGCCTATTTTGCCAGCTACAGCGACGTCACAGGCTGGCGTGGAACCGCCGCACTGGTCAACGCATGGTTCGATCCGGAAGACAACACGCTGGGCGAATTTGCCAAAGGCCGGGGCCTGGGCGACTGCGGCACCTCGGGACTGTGGCAATGGCAGGAATGGGGTTTTAAACTGCTCGAATACCGCGCCCAGTCCGAATGCGAGGGCGAGCCGGGCCCCTTCCCACTGGTCTATCAGGCACCGGGATATAACCCGCCAGACGACAACTGA
- a CDS encoding DMT family transporter, with product MTNAVAGQGVSGADNTPRGIMLVICAILIFGVQDAVAKILVQTWSPMQISMMRYWAFGLLSLLLVMRQAPLRQAFKSALPKWQIARGLLLVADIWCFAMAIRTVPLAELQSISMIYPLLVTLIAIPVLGERVGVFRISAILVGFVGVLVILRPGGLAIDEGVYFAITAMVFYGCYIVCTRKVAQVDSTATSMVYVGVIGLVLTSVVGVFFWQPMGWDGVLMAAVVMVTTVTAHTLMMIALRYAPASVLQPFNYLALPWAIVLSIVVFGHMIDFISFIGATIIVGAGLVIWARERQRKVFVADPEVTPAGKE from the coding sequence ATGACGAATGCGGTGGCTGGCCAGGGGGTGAGCGGGGCGGACAATACGCCGCGCGGAATCATGCTGGTTATCTGCGCTATCCTGATTTTTGGTGTGCAGGATGCGGTTGCCAAAATTCTGGTGCAGACCTGGTCGCCGATGCAGATTTCGATGATGCGCTATTGGGCGTTCGGGCTGTTGTCGCTTTTGCTGGTGATGCGGCAGGCGCCGTTGCGCCAGGCGTTCAAATCGGCCCTGCCGAAATGGCAAATTGCGCGCGGGCTGTTATTGGTAGCCGATATCTGGTGCTTTGCCATGGCCATCCGCACTGTGCCGCTGGCGGAATTGCAATCGATCTCGATGATCTATCCGCTGTTGGTAACATTGATCGCGATACCGGTTTTGGGGGAACGGGTGGGTGTATTCCGCATCAGCGCGATTCTTGTAGGATTTGTCGGTGTGCTGGTGATTTTGCGGCCTGGCGGGCTGGCGATTGATGAAGGCGTCTATTTCGCCATAACGGCGATGGTGTTTTATGGCTGTTATATCGTTTGCACACGCAAGGTGGCACAGGTGGATTCGACGGCAACAAGCATGGTTTATGTCGGTGTGATCGGCCTGGTGCTGACCAGTGTTGTGGGTGTGTTTTTCTGGCAGCCCATGGGCTGGGACGGGGTGCTGATGGCGGCGGTGGTGATGGTGACCACGGTGACAGCGCACACATTGATGATGATCGCCCTGCGCTATGCGCCGGCCAGCGTTTTGCAGCCCTTCAACTATCTGGCACTGCCTTGGGCGATTGTGCTCTCGATTGTGGTATTTGGCCACATGATCGATTTCATCTCGTTTATCGGGGCGACGATTATTGTTGGGGCGGGGCTGGTGATCTGGGCGCGGGAGCGGCAGCGCAAAGTGTTTGTTGCTGACCCGGAAGTGACGCCGGCGGGCAAGGAATAG
- a CDS encoding uracil-DNA glycosylase family protein, whose amino-acid sequence MPLAPLLAEISACTHCAAHLPRGPHPVVRAGSAAKLLIIGQAPGTRVHETGIPWNDRSGERLRDWLQISPEIFYDENKIAIMPMGFCYPGVLPRGGDLPPRPECAPLWHEKLLAELPQIELTLLIGQYAQKHYLGKARGKTLTETVSGFQTHLKSNYLPLPHPSWRTTGWQRKNPWFDSDLLPELRRRTAKLLV is encoded by the coding sequence ATGCCCCTCGCCCCGCTCTTAGCCGAAATCAGCGCCTGCACCCATTGCGCGGCCCATTTGCCCCGCGGGCCACACCCCGTGGTGCGGGCCGGCTCTGCCGCAAAACTGCTGATCATCGGCCAGGCTCCGGGCACAAGGGTGCACGAAACCGGCATTCCCTGGAATGATCGCTCCGGTGAACGCCTGCGCGACTGGCTGCAGATTTCGCCAGAGATATTTTATGATGAAAACAAGATCGCCATCATGCCGATGGGCTTTTGCTATCCCGGTGTCCTGCCCCGTGGCGGCGACCTGCCGCCCCGCCCCGAATGCGCCCCGCTCTGGCATGAAAAACTGCTGGCCGAACTGCCACAGATCGAACTGACCCTGCTGATCGGCCAATATGCCCAAAAGCACTATCTGGGCAAAGCCCGCGGCAAAACCCTGACAGAAACCGTTTCAGGTTTCCAAACGCATCTGAAAAGCAATTATCTGCCGCTGCCCCATCCCAGCTGGCGCACCACCGGCTGGCAGCGCAAAAACCCCTGGTTTGACAGCGACCTGTTGCCCGAGCTCAGGCGGCGCACCGCAAAACTGCTGGTCTAG